In one Carettochelys insculpta isolate YL-2023 chromosome 6, ASM3395843v1, whole genome shotgun sequence genomic region, the following are encoded:
- the ATXN3 gene encoding ataxin-3 isoform X4: MKAAGSGQINMEAIFHERQEGSLCAQHCLNNLLQGEYFSPVELSSIAQQLDEEERMRMAEGGVSSEEYRTFLQQPSGNMDDSGYFSIQVISNALKVWGLELILFNSPEYQRLGIDPINERSFICNYKEHWFTVRKLGKQWFNLNSLLMGPELISDTYLALFLAQLQQEGYSIFVVKGDLPDCEADQLLQMIQVQQMQRPKLIGEENVQSRDQRLTSMALQ; the protein is encoded by the exons ATGAAGGCTGCTGGCTCGGGACAAATAAACATGGAGGCCATCTTCCACGAGAGG CAAGAAGGCTCATTGTGTGCTCAGCACTGTCTGAATAATTTACTACAAGGGGAGTATTTTAGTCCAGTGGAGTTATCTTCTATTGCACAACAGCTGGACGAGGAAGAGAGAATGAGAATGGCAGAGGGAGGAGTTTCAAGTGAAGAGTACAGAACATTTTTACAG CAGCCATCTGGAAATATGGATGACAGTGGCTACTTCTCTATTCAA GTTATAAGCAATGCCTTGAAAGTTTGGGGTTTAGAACTAATCCTCTTCAACAGCCCAGAGTATCAGAGGCTCGGGATCGACCCTAT aaaTGAAAGATCATTTATTTGTAATTATAAGGAACACTGGTTTACAGTTCGAAAGTTAGGAAAACAG TGGTTTAACTTGAACTCTCTCCTGATGGGTCCAGAACTTATATCTGACACATACCTTGCACTTTTCTTGGCTCAGTTACAACAGGAAG GTTATTCTATATTTGTTGTAAAAGGTGACCTGCCAGATTGTGAGGCCGACCAACTACTCCAAATGATTCAGGTACAGCAGATGCAGCGACCAAAACTGATTGGGGAAGAGAATGTGCAGTCAAGAGATCAAAG GTTAACTTCCATGGCTCTGCAATAG
- the ATXN3 gene encoding ataxin-3 isoform X1 — translation MKAAGSGQINMEAIFHERQEGSLCAQHCLNNLLQGEYFSPVELSSIAQQLDEEERMRMAEGGVSSEEYRTFLQQPSGNMDDSGYFSIQVISNALKVWGLELILFNSPEYQRLGIDPINERSFICNYKEHWFTVRKLGKQWFNLNSLLMGPELISDTYLALFLAQLQQEGYSIFVVKGDLPDCEADQLLQMIQVQQMQRPKLIGEENVQSRDQRVQKTDVEQALDVNHPFGTGMLDEDEENFQRALALSRQEIDMEDEEADLRRAIQLSMQGGHRNEFSDSGLQNIPQPSGTSQSESLSSEELRRRRQAYFEKQQQGQIPDTHTPTTSSNALETDPGNDYSPLRSGDMSEEDMLQAAMNMSLETVKNCLNTEEKK, via the exons ATGAAGGCTGCTGGCTCGGGACAAATAAACATGGAGGCCATCTTCCACGAGAGG CAAGAAGGCTCATTGTGTGCTCAGCACTGTCTGAATAATTTACTACAAGGGGAGTATTTTAGTCCAGTGGAGTTATCTTCTATTGCACAACAGCTGGACGAGGAAGAGAGAATGAGAATGGCAGAGGGAGGAGTTTCAAGTGAAGAGTACAGAACATTTTTACAG CAGCCATCTGGAAATATGGATGACAGTGGCTACTTCTCTATTCAA GTTATAAGCAATGCCTTGAAAGTTTGGGGTTTAGAACTAATCCTCTTCAACAGCCCAGAGTATCAGAGGCTCGGGATCGACCCTAT aaaTGAAAGATCATTTATTTGTAATTATAAGGAACACTGGTTTACAGTTCGAAAGTTAGGAAAACAG TGGTTTAACTTGAACTCTCTCCTGATGGGTCCAGAACTTATATCTGACACATACCTTGCACTTTTCTTGGCTCAGTTACAACAGGAAG GTTATTCTATATTTGTTGTAAAAGGTGACCTGCCAGATTGTGAGGCCGACCAACTACTCCAAATGATTCAGGTACAGCAGATGCAGCGACCAAAACTGATTGGGGAAGAGAATGTGCAGTCAAGAGATCAAAG GGTACAAAAAACTGATGTGGAACAAGCTCTAGACGTTAACCATCCCTTTGGAACAGGCATGTTAGATGAGGATGAGGAGAATTTCCAAAGAGCTCTCGCCCTAAGTAGACAGGAAATCGATATGGAAGATGAAGAAGCTGATCTTCGTAGAGCCATTCAGCTTAGTATGCAAG GAGGCCATCGAAATGAGTTTTCAGACTCTGGATTGCAGAATATACCCCAGCCGTCTGGCACAAGTCAGTCCGAATCTCTTTCTTCAGAAGAACTACGAAGGAGAAGACAGGCATATTTTGAAAA ACAGCAGCAAGGCCAGATCCCAGATACACATACACCAACTACAAGTTCAAATGCACTAGAAACAGACCCAG GGAATGATTACAGTCCATTGAGAA GCGGTGATATGAGTGAAGAAGATATGCTTCAAGCAGCCATGAATATGTCCTTGGAAACTGTTAAGAACTGCCTGAACACAGAAGAAAAGAaatga
- the ATXN3 gene encoding ataxin-3 isoform X2, with the protein MKAAGSGQINMEAIFHERQEGSLCAQHCLNNLLQGEYFSPVELSSIAQQLDEEERMRMAEGGVSSEEYRTFLQQPSGNMDDSGYFSIQVISNALKVWGLELILFNSPEYQRLGIDPINERSFICNYKEHWFTVRKLGKQWFNLNSLLMGPELISDTYLALFLAQLQQEGYSIFVVKGDLPDCEADQLLQMIQVQQMQRPKLIGEENVQSRDQRVQKTDVEQALDVNHPFGTGMLDEDEENFQRALALSRQEIDMEDEEADLRRAIQLSMQGGHRNEFSDSGLQNIPQPSGTSQSESLSSEELRRRRQAYFEKQQQGQIPDTHTPTTSSNALETDPGGDMSEEDMLQAAMNMSLETVKNCLNTEEKK; encoded by the exons ATGAAGGCTGCTGGCTCGGGACAAATAAACATGGAGGCCATCTTCCACGAGAGG CAAGAAGGCTCATTGTGTGCTCAGCACTGTCTGAATAATTTACTACAAGGGGAGTATTTTAGTCCAGTGGAGTTATCTTCTATTGCACAACAGCTGGACGAGGAAGAGAGAATGAGAATGGCAGAGGGAGGAGTTTCAAGTGAAGAGTACAGAACATTTTTACAG CAGCCATCTGGAAATATGGATGACAGTGGCTACTTCTCTATTCAA GTTATAAGCAATGCCTTGAAAGTTTGGGGTTTAGAACTAATCCTCTTCAACAGCCCAGAGTATCAGAGGCTCGGGATCGACCCTAT aaaTGAAAGATCATTTATTTGTAATTATAAGGAACACTGGTTTACAGTTCGAAAGTTAGGAAAACAG TGGTTTAACTTGAACTCTCTCCTGATGGGTCCAGAACTTATATCTGACACATACCTTGCACTTTTCTTGGCTCAGTTACAACAGGAAG GTTATTCTATATTTGTTGTAAAAGGTGACCTGCCAGATTGTGAGGCCGACCAACTACTCCAAATGATTCAGGTACAGCAGATGCAGCGACCAAAACTGATTGGGGAAGAGAATGTGCAGTCAAGAGATCAAAG GGTACAAAAAACTGATGTGGAACAAGCTCTAGACGTTAACCATCCCTTTGGAACAGGCATGTTAGATGAGGATGAGGAGAATTTCCAAAGAGCTCTCGCCCTAAGTAGACAGGAAATCGATATGGAAGATGAAGAAGCTGATCTTCGTAGAGCCATTCAGCTTAGTATGCAAG GAGGCCATCGAAATGAGTTTTCAGACTCTGGATTGCAGAATATACCCCAGCCGTCTGGCACAAGTCAGTCCGAATCTCTTTCTTCAGAAGAACTACGAAGGAGAAGACAGGCATATTTTGAAAA ACAGCAGCAAGGCCAGATCCCAGATACACATACACCAACTACAAGTTCAAATGCACTAGAAACAGACCCAG GCGGTGATATGAGTGAAGAAGATATGCTTCAAGCAGCCATGAATATGTCCTTGGAAACTGTTAAGAACTGCCTGAACACAGAAGAAAAGAaatga
- the ATXN3 gene encoding ataxin-3 isoform X5 → MKAAGSGQINMEAIFHERQEGSLCAQHCLNNLLQGEYFSPVELSSIAQQLDEEERMRMAEGGVSSEEYRTFLQQPSGNMDDSGYFSIQVISNALKVWGLELILFNSPEYQRLGIDPINERSFICNYKEHWFTVRKLGKQWFNLNSLLMGPELISDTYLALFLAQLQQEGYSIFVVKGDLPDCEADQLLQMIQVQQMQRPKLIGEENVQSRDQR, encoded by the exons ATGAAGGCTGCTGGCTCGGGACAAATAAACATGGAGGCCATCTTCCACGAGAGG CAAGAAGGCTCATTGTGTGCTCAGCACTGTCTGAATAATTTACTACAAGGGGAGTATTTTAGTCCAGTGGAGTTATCTTCTATTGCACAACAGCTGGACGAGGAAGAGAGAATGAGAATGGCAGAGGGAGGAGTTTCAAGTGAAGAGTACAGAACATTTTTACAG CAGCCATCTGGAAATATGGATGACAGTGGCTACTTCTCTATTCAA GTTATAAGCAATGCCTTGAAAGTTTGGGGTTTAGAACTAATCCTCTTCAACAGCCCAGAGTATCAGAGGCTCGGGATCGACCCTAT aaaTGAAAGATCATTTATTTGTAATTATAAGGAACACTGGTTTACAGTTCGAAAGTTAGGAAAACAG TGGTTTAACTTGAACTCTCTCCTGATGGGTCCAGAACTTATATCTGACACATACCTTGCACTTTTCTTGGCTCAGTTACAACAGGAAG GTTATTCTATATTTGTTGTAAAAGGTGACCTGCCAGATTGTGAGGCCGACCAACTACTCCAAATGATTCAGGTACAGCAGATGCAGCGACCAAAACTGATTGGGGAAGAGAATGTGCAGTCAAGAGATCAAAGGTAA
- the NDUFB1 gene encoding NADH dehydrogenase [ubiquinone] 1 beta subcomplex subunit 1, with the protein MVNFVQFVRDYWVHVLCPMGFVVGYYLDRWNDEKLTNFRNKSVLFKRELKPNEEVTWK; encoded by the exons ATGGTGAACTTTGTCCAATTTGTACGTGACTACTGGGTCCATGTTTTATGTCCCATGGGATTTGTTGTTGGGTACTACCTGGACAGATGGAATGATGAAAAACTTACAAATTTCAGAAACAAGAGCGTGTTGTTTAAAAG GGAGCTGAAACCCAATGAAGAAGTTACCTGGAAATGA
- the ATXN3 gene encoding ataxin-3 isoform X3 produces MKAAGSGQINMEAIFHERQEGSLCAQHCLNNLLQGEYFSPVELSSIAQQLDEEERMRMAEGGVSSEEYRTFLQQPSGNMDDSGYFSIQVISNALKVWGLELILFNSPEYQRLGIDPINERSFICNYKEHWFTVRKLGKQWFNLNSLLMGPELISDTYLALFLAQLQQEGYSIFVVKGDLPDCEADQLLQMIQVQQMQRPKLIGEENVQSRDQRVQKTDVEQALDVNHPFGTGMLDEDEENFQRALALSRQEIDMEDEEADLRRAIQLSMQGGHRNEFSDSGLQNIPQPSGTSQSESLSSEELRRRRQAYFEKLGPPPCAQKAGLILFSANYSDSSKARSQIHIHQLQVQMH; encoded by the exons ATGAAGGCTGCTGGCTCGGGACAAATAAACATGGAGGCCATCTTCCACGAGAGG CAAGAAGGCTCATTGTGTGCTCAGCACTGTCTGAATAATTTACTACAAGGGGAGTATTTTAGTCCAGTGGAGTTATCTTCTATTGCACAACAGCTGGACGAGGAAGAGAGAATGAGAATGGCAGAGGGAGGAGTTTCAAGTGAAGAGTACAGAACATTTTTACAG CAGCCATCTGGAAATATGGATGACAGTGGCTACTTCTCTATTCAA GTTATAAGCAATGCCTTGAAAGTTTGGGGTTTAGAACTAATCCTCTTCAACAGCCCAGAGTATCAGAGGCTCGGGATCGACCCTAT aaaTGAAAGATCATTTATTTGTAATTATAAGGAACACTGGTTTACAGTTCGAAAGTTAGGAAAACAG TGGTTTAACTTGAACTCTCTCCTGATGGGTCCAGAACTTATATCTGACACATACCTTGCACTTTTCTTGGCTCAGTTACAACAGGAAG GTTATTCTATATTTGTTGTAAAAGGTGACCTGCCAGATTGTGAGGCCGACCAACTACTCCAAATGATTCAGGTACAGCAGATGCAGCGACCAAAACTGATTGGGGAAGAGAATGTGCAGTCAAGAGATCAAAG GGTACAAAAAACTGATGTGGAACAAGCTCTAGACGTTAACCATCCCTTTGGAACAGGCATGTTAGATGAGGATGAGGAGAATTTCCAAAGAGCTCTCGCCCTAAGTAGACAGGAAATCGATATGGAAGATGAAGAAGCTGATCTTCGTAGAGCCATTCAGCTTAGTATGCAAG GAGGCCATCGAAATGAGTTTTCAGACTCTGGATTGCAGAATATACCCCAGCCGTCTGGCACAAGTCAGTCCGAATCTCTTTCTTCAGAAGAACTACGAAGGAGAAGACAGGCATATTTTGAAAA GTTGGGTCCTCCTCCCTGTGCACAAAAAGCTGGGCTGATCTTGTTCTCTGCTAACTACAGTG ACAGCAGCAAGGCCAGATCCCAGATACACATACACCAACTACAAGTTCAAATGCACTAG